In Crassostrea angulata isolate pt1a10 chromosome 6, ASM2561291v2, whole genome shotgun sequence, a genomic segment contains:
- the LOC128190563 gene encoding zinc finger protein 54-like isoform X1, which yields MSVRILRMEGSGVNLGDYMDVVTTYHCKFCSHTCQTVKDMANHVQQDHLSEIVPLPQNSETSNVPQRSKEVGNVMVISQDAQEKAAPGQIQSDLTKDSVETRLDSVETDEQNGETLKSSNSAEVEDYVSETSNKLTFDIDGKIVELSIGNGGMESIVEPGLMKGDVQGLEVLESAENFIPDLSTQGSQPITKELFLCGQCNTGFTSMEDCQDHMYKEHNVTLEDGKVSVGTQVETSRKKNKKRSQNEEEVKAADLNDSDVEWTIESETQYISKGSRTRSKICPPKALKNDYYLGKTRTSEAGKNEHSTRQPKHVPSYRNKCDKTGCNAKFQTKEALDVHLKCHTDKIEIFECPLCQHQQEKWRLVRLHLWKAHQIDTDLLTCDQCDYKIDTASRLKIHQEIHSKEKPYTCDTCGKRFRQLAQMRNHQMLHTDNKNSDKWYSEQECNICHRKFVSKKCLQVHIQVVHGNHKPFTCTMCEYTTARKAQLELHMRTHTQEKPFKCDVCSYASTDHNSLRRHKMRHTGQKPYKCPHCPYSCIQAICFKTHMKNKHFGAQGIFCCELCTYKSVNEKKYLDHVRDHKNGLLPTTSVAKKKPESVTFAPRIQNISQNIPQIEIVNASEQAPVFVGNNVENPGNQIQMHVEMSESGERTIREEDLQRLMREGLVTSDITQLITCAMNAISQESSVQGVEGQGVSSSPNSGRVTTHMITFHLPSSSTNTVPQADQSVITVDPIASQKDEKKEAAVYFTDNQGVLLNTSDIQLQQEGDSSSVLLNIQGTTVPVNLIQFAANEAEVNQNATIQDLAQISCLVKDSVYNSTANYNNIE from the exons ATGTCAGTGAGGATTTTGAGAATGGAGGGCTCAGGAGTGAATCTGGGGGACTACATGGATGTGGTGACCACCTACCATTGTAAGTTCTGTAGCCACACCTGTCAGACAGTCAAAGATATGGCCAACCATGTTCAACAGGACCACCTATCAGAAATTGTCCCACTGCCACAG AACTCAGAGACATCTAATGTTCCTCAGAGAAGCAAGGAGGTTGGAAATGTCATGGTGATATCCCAGGATGCACAAGAAAAAGCTGCACCTGGCCAAATCCAAAGTGACCTGACTAAAGACTCTGTAGAGACTAGACTAGATTCTGTTGAAACTGATGAGCAAAATGGTGAAACTCTGAAAAGTTCCAATTCAGCAGAGGTGGAAGACTATGTAAGTGAAACAAGTAATAAACTGACATTTGATATAGATGGAAAGATTGTGGAATTGTCTATTGGAAATGGAGGCATGGAAAGTATTGTGGAACCAGGCCTAATGAAGGGTGATGTGCAAGGATTGGAAGTGTTAGAATCAGCAGAAAACTTTATCCCTGATTTGTCCACACAGGGCTCTCAGCCAATCACCAAGGAGTTGTTTCTTTGTGGTCAGTGTAACACAGGGTTCACCAGCATGGAGGACTGTCAAGATCACATGTATAAAGAACACAATGTGACACTAGAAGATGGCAAGGTGAGCGTAGGTACACAGGTGGAGACTTCTcggaaaaagaataaaaaacgCTCGCAAAACGAGGAAGAAGTGAAGGCTGCTGATTTAAATGATTCCGATGTAGAATGGACCATTGAGTCAGAGACACAGTACATTAGCAAGGGCAGTCGTACTCGTAGCAAAATCTGTCCCCCAAAAGCACTGAAGAATGACTATTACCTTGGAAAGACAAGAACAAGTGAGGCAGGTAAAAACGAACACTCTACCAGACAACCTAAACATGTACCAAGCTACAGAAACAAATGTGATAAAACAGGCTGCAATGCCAAGTTTCAGACAAAAGAAGCTCTGGATGTTCACCTGAAATGCCACACAGATAAAATCGAGATCTTTGAATGTCCCTTGTGTCAGCACCAGCAGGAAAAATGGCGATTAGTGCGCTTGCACTTGTGGAAAGCTCATCAGATTGACACGGACTTGCTGACATGTGATCAGTGTGACTACAAGATTGATACGGCCAGTAGACTTAAGATTCATCAAGAGATACACAGCAAGGAGAAGCCGTATACCTGTGATACATGTGGGAAGCGATTTCGACAGCTGGCTCAGATGCGAAATCATCAGATGCTGCATACAGACAACAAAAATAGTGACAAATG GTACAGTGAGCAGGAGTGTAACATCTGTCACCGTAAGTTTGTGAGCAAGAAATGTCTACAGGTCCACATACAGGTGGTGCATGGGAACCACAAACCTTTCACATGCACGATGTGCGAGTACACCACTGCAAGGAAAGCACAGCTGGAACTACACATGAGAACGCATACTCAGGAAAAACCATTCAA GTGTGACGTATGCAGCTATGCCTCTACGGACCATAATTCCCTGAGACGCCACAAAATGCGCCACACTGGGCAAAAACCCTATAAATGTCCTCATTGTCCGTACTCCTGCATACAGGCTATCTGCTTCAAAACACACATGAAGAACAAACATTTTGGTGCTCAAGGAATTTTCTGTTGTGAATTGTGTACCTACAAatctgtaaatgaaaaaaaatatctggatCATGTGCGGGATCACAAAAACGGACTCCTCCCAACTACCTCTGTGGCCAAAAAGAAGCCAGAAAGTGTGACCTTCGCTCCAAGAATACAAAATATAAGTCAAAACATTCCGCAAATAGAAATAGTGAATGCTAGTGAGCAGGCTCCAGTTTTTGTCGGGAACAATGTGGAAAATCCGGGGAATCAGATCCAGATGCATGTGGAGATGTCTGAATCTGGAGAGAGGACTATAAGGGAGGAAGATCTTCAAAGACTGATGAGAGAGGGACTTGTGACCTCAGACATCACGCAATTAATCACCTGTGCCATGAATGCCATATCTCAAGAGAGTTCCGTGCAGGGAGTGGAAGGCCAGGGAGTGTCATCCAGCCCCAATTCTGGCAGAGTCACCACCCACATGATCACCTTCCATCTTCCATCTTCCAGCACAAATACAGTTCCGCAGGCGGACCAGAGTGTCATTACGGTGGATCCTATCGCTAGTCAAAAGGATGAGAAAAAGGAGGCAGCTGTGTATTTTACGGACAATCAGGGGGTACTCCTCAACACCAGTGATATCCAACTACAGCAGGAGGGCGACTCTAGTTCAGTATTGTTAAACATTCAGGGAACTACTGTGCCAGTCAATCTAATACAGTTTGCTGCCAATGAGGCAGAAGTCAATCAAAATGCCACAATTCAGGACTTGGCTCAGATAAGCTGTCTGGTGAAAGATTCTGTATATAACAGTACAGCTAATTACAATAATATAGAATGA
- the LOC128190499 gene encoding biogenesis of lysosome-related organelles complex 1 subunit 4-like encodes MEVSAEDNSGPESETKYNSVIEEKTPESFIEDIADDYVHYTKFDSAKEKEKFNENIEEMLTKLEEFCGLVDMIRVDNNLCLSETLPRLQKKCAKMQEIFEKVDKLEAFVGVVQANMAVLEECVNKAEDEMGSLSGLKKMLSSFVGPKKSVSKSDKKPVFEPPEIFSTKAYFSEPQEDKETEKEETSEKNS; translated from the exons ATGGAAGTCAGTGCAGAAGATAATTCTGGACCAGAGTCAGAGACGAAATATAACTCTGTGATTGAAGAAAAAACACCCGAGAGCTTTATTGAAGATATTGCAGATGACTATGTTCATTATACTAAATTTGATTCAGCAAAAGAG aaagaaaaattcaatgaaaatattgaagaaatGTTAACAAAGTTGGAAGAATTTTGCGGTTTAGTGGACATG ATCAGAGTAGACAATAATTTATGTCTATCAGAAACTTTGCCTAGACTGCAGAAAAAATGTGCCAAGATGCAGGAAATATTTGAGAAAGTAGATAAATTAGAG GCATTTGTGGGAGTAGTGCAGGCAAATATGGCTGTCCTGGAAGAATGTGTTAACAAAGCGGAAGATGAAATGGGATCACTAAGTGGACTTAAAAAGATGCTGTCCTCCTTTGTTGGACCA AAAAAATCAGTTTCTAAGTCAGACAAAAAGCCTGTGTTTGAGCCTCCGGAAATCTTCAGTACAAAGGCCTATTTTTCAGAACCACAGGAAGACAAAGaaacagaaaaagaagaaacatcTGAAAAAAACTCTTGA
- the LOC128190563 gene encoding zinc finger protein 54-like isoform X2, whose translation MEGSGVNLGDYMDVVTTYHCKFCSHTCQTVKDMANHVQQDHLSEIVPLPQNSETSNVPQRSKEVGNVMVISQDAQEKAAPGQIQSDLTKDSVETRLDSVETDEQNGETLKSSNSAEVEDYVSETSNKLTFDIDGKIVELSIGNGGMESIVEPGLMKGDVQGLEVLESAENFIPDLSTQGSQPITKELFLCGQCNTGFTSMEDCQDHMYKEHNVTLEDGKVSVGTQVETSRKKNKKRSQNEEEVKAADLNDSDVEWTIESETQYISKGSRTRSKICPPKALKNDYYLGKTRTSEAGKNEHSTRQPKHVPSYRNKCDKTGCNAKFQTKEALDVHLKCHTDKIEIFECPLCQHQQEKWRLVRLHLWKAHQIDTDLLTCDQCDYKIDTASRLKIHQEIHSKEKPYTCDTCGKRFRQLAQMRNHQMLHTDNKNSDKWYSEQECNICHRKFVSKKCLQVHIQVVHGNHKPFTCTMCEYTTARKAQLELHMRTHTQEKPFKCDVCSYASTDHNSLRRHKMRHTGQKPYKCPHCPYSCIQAICFKTHMKNKHFGAQGIFCCELCTYKSVNEKKYLDHVRDHKNGLLPTTSVAKKKPESVTFAPRIQNISQNIPQIEIVNASEQAPVFVGNNVENPGNQIQMHVEMSESGERTIREEDLQRLMREGLVTSDITQLITCAMNAISQESSVQGVEGQGVSSSPNSGRVTTHMITFHLPSSSTNTVPQADQSVITVDPIASQKDEKKEAAVYFTDNQGVLLNTSDIQLQQEGDSSSVLLNIQGTTVPVNLIQFAANEAEVNQNATIQDLAQISCLVKDSVYNSTANYNNIE comes from the exons ATGGAGGGCTCAGGAGTGAATCTGGGGGACTACATGGATGTGGTGACCACCTACCATTGTAAGTTCTGTAGCCACACCTGTCAGACAGTCAAAGATATGGCCAACCATGTTCAACAGGACCACCTATCAGAAATTGTCCCACTGCCACAG AACTCAGAGACATCTAATGTTCCTCAGAGAAGCAAGGAGGTTGGAAATGTCATGGTGATATCCCAGGATGCACAAGAAAAAGCTGCACCTGGCCAAATCCAAAGTGACCTGACTAAAGACTCTGTAGAGACTAGACTAGATTCTGTTGAAACTGATGAGCAAAATGGTGAAACTCTGAAAAGTTCCAATTCAGCAGAGGTGGAAGACTATGTAAGTGAAACAAGTAATAAACTGACATTTGATATAGATGGAAAGATTGTGGAATTGTCTATTGGAAATGGAGGCATGGAAAGTATTGTGGAACCAGGCCTAATGAAGGGTGATGTGCAAGGATTGGAAGTGTTAGAATCAGCAGAAAACTTTATCCCTGATTTGTCCACACAGGGCTCTCAGCCAATCACCAAGGAGTTGTTTCTTTGTGGTCAGTGTAACACAGGGTTCACCAGCATGGAGGACTGTCAAGATCACATGTATAAAGAACACAATGTGACACTAGAAGATGGCAAGGTGAGCGTAGGTACACAGGTGGAGACTTCTcggaaaaagaataaaaaacgCTCGCAAAACGAGGAAGAAGTGAAGGCTGCTGATTTAAATGATTCCGATGTAGAATGGACCATTGAGTCAGAGACACAGTACATTAGCAAGGGCAGTCGTACTCGTAGCAAAATCTGTCCCCCAAAAGCACTGAAGAATGACTATTACCTTGGAAAGACAAGAACAAGTGAGGCAGGTAAAAACGAACACTCTACCAGACAACCTAAACATGTACCAAGCTACAGAAACAAATGTGATAAAACAGGCTGCAATGCCAAGTTTCAGACAAAAGAAGCTCTGGATGTTCACCTGAAATGCCACACAGATAAAATCGAGATCTTTGAATGTCCCTTGTGTCAGCACCAGCAGGAAAAATGGCGATTAGTGCGCTTGCACTTGTGGAAAGCTCATCAGATTGACACGGACTTGCTGACATGTGATCAGTGTGACTACAAGATTGATACGGCCAGTAGACTTAAGATTCATCAAGAGATACACAGCAAGGAGAAGCCGTATACCTGTGATACATGTGGGAAGCGATTTCGACAGCTGGCTCAGATGCGAAATCATCAGATGCTGCATACAGACAACAAAAATAGTGACAAATG GTACAGTGAGCAGGAGTGTAACATCTGTCACCGTAAGTTTGTGAGCAAGAAATGTCTACAGGTCCACATACAGGTGGTGCATGGGAACCACAAACCTTTCACATGCACGATGTGCGAGTACACCACTGCAAGGAAAGCACAGCTGGAACTACACATGAGAACGCATACTCAGGAAAAACCATTCAA GTGTGACGTATGCAGCTATGCCTCTACGGACCATAATTCCCTGAGACGCCACAAAATGCGCCACACTGGGCAAAAACCCTATAAATGTCCTCATTGTCCGTACTCCTGCATACAGGCTATCTGCTTCAAAACACACATGAAGAACAAACATTTTGGTGCTCAAGGAATTTTCTGTTGTGAATTGTGTACCTACAAatctgtaaatgaaaaaaaatatctggatCATGTGCGGGATCACAAAAACGGACTCCTCCCAACTACCTCTGTGGCCAAAAAGAAGCCAGAAAGTGTGACCTTCGCTCCAAGAATACAAAATATAAGTCAAAACATTCCGCAAATAGAAATAGTGAATGCTAGTGAGCAGGCTCCAGTTTTTGTCGGGAACAATGTGGAAAATCCGGGGAATCAGATCCAGATGCATGTGGAGATGTCTGAATCTGGAGAGAGGACTATAAGGGAGGAAGATCTTCAAAGACTGATGAGAGAGGGACTTGTGACCTCAGACATCACGCAATTAATCACCTGTGCCATGAATGCCATATCTCAAGAGAGTTCCGTGCAGGGAGTGGAAGGCCAGGGAGTGTCATCCAGCCCCAATTCTGGCAGAGTCACCACCCACATGATCACCTTCCATCTTCCATCTTCCAGCACAAATACAGTTCCGCAGGCGGACCAGAGTGTCATTACGGTGGATCCTATCGCTAGTCAAAAGGATGAGAAAAAGGAGGCAGCTGTGTATTTTACGGACAATCAGGGGGTACTCCTCAACACCAGTGATATCCAACTACAGCAGGAGGGCGACTCTAGTTCAGTATTGTTAAACATTCAGGGAACTACTGTGCCAGTCAATCTAATACAGTTTGCTGCCAATGAGGCAGAAGTCAATCAAAATGCCACAATTCAGGACTTGGCTCAGATAAGCTGTCTGGTGAAAGATTCTGTATATAACAGTACAGCTAATTACAATAATATAGAATGA